CCATGCACCTCACATCATTGGGAGCTGGGGGACAGGGCTGGTCCCATGTCCCCAACCCCTTATCATGGGCATTGCTCAACGGCGGGTGCAATGCTGGGGGGGGATAGGGCCACAGCACTACCTCACCTCTGGGTGGGGCCTGGGGAGCTCACATTCTtcaccaagctgggggggacaTTGCTGAGCTTGACATAGGCCGGGAGCTAGGCTGCTCCCCTGCCAGCTTTGGGGGTGCCCCCCTGCACCACTGTGGCTgacaccaccaccccctcctGCCTCATTGTGCTGTGATGTGTGGGgcggggaaactgaggcacagccGTGGTATGTATGCAGGTAGATCCGCTGCACCCTGCTCCCCTCAGCTTCTTGGCTCCCCGTCCCGAGGGCACGGGTCCTGCTGGGGCGCCCActtgccctggggctgctggggcgCTCGCCACAGCCCTGGCCCCTCTTCCCTCcgcctcctccccctctccaggggcggggggggggtcCGGGCGGGCTGGggcggggaggggaagggaaggaggtgggATTATGGAGACGGGACCCAATGAGCCCGAAAAACGTGCCTTGCTCGCAGCCCTTTTAGCGCGGCGGGCGAGCGGCAGCAGCTTCCCGGTGGCGTGCGGAGAGAACCTGAGTTCCATCCCGTCCCGGCTCGTCCCATCCCGACCCCGCCATGGCGCTGAGGAAGCTGCAGAAGGTTCTGATCAGCGATAGCCTGGACCCTTGCTGCCGGGAGATCCTGCAGGCCGGGGGGCTGCGAGTGCAGGAGAAGCCCGGGCTGAgcaaggaggagctgctgcGGGAGATCCGGGTGAGCTCCGGGATGCACCCTGGGGGGATGAGGGTGGGGGCACTGGGGTCTGCCTGCCCCGGGGGGCAGCGGACGCCCCTGGCCCGGCGAAATCGGTTCCCGCCTCCCGTCTGATGCAAGACCCCGGCCGGTTTCATACGGCGGATGCCAGACTCCGGCAGCGCCTGTCCCCAGCCCGACACCCGCCGGGATCTCCGGCTCCGGTCCCGGTCCCAGCCCCGGTGTGTTGTCCTCCCCAGGACTGCGATGGACTCATCGTCCGCTCGGCCACCAAAGTCACGGCCGATGTGCTGGAGGCAGCGGAGAGGCTGCAGGTGGTGGGCAGAGCAGGCACCGGCGTGGACAATGTCGACGTGGAGGCAGCCACCAGAAGGGGTGTCCTGGTCATGAAGTAAGATTAGGAGCATGGGGACatccctgcctgtgctcctggggacactggggaggCTTCAACAGGccctccccacccacagcaccctaTGTCACAACCCTGAGGGTCTCAATCCTCAGGGGGTGCAGACCCCCATCAGCCTGGGGAGACAAATAAGTGATGTAACTCTCCATCCCTAGCACACCCTCTGGGAACAGCCTCAGCGCCGCCGAGCTCACCTGCGGGATGATCCTGTGCTTGGCCAGGTGAGCGTGGGGCAGGAGAGTGGGATGGATGCCTACCCCACAGCCCCTCGACCCCATGCTGACCACAGCCTCCCCTTCCAGGCAGATCCCACAGGCAGATGCCTCCATGAAGGAGGGCAAGTGGGACCGTAAGAAGGTAGGATGTGCAGTCCCCCAGTCAGGATGAGGTGAGTGGGTGCACCTGGGTGGGGTGCACTCACTCACTCTCTGCTTTGCACACTGTAGTACATGGGCATGGAGCTGAATGGGAAGAcactggctgtgctggggctggggcgCATCGGCAGGGAGGTGGCCACCCGCATGCAGGCTTTTGGCATGAAGGTAAGGatccagggcagggaggagtgATAGGAAGCATGGAGCCACTCGGCCCAGTCAGGAGCGTggtgccaggctgcagggccAAGCACCTGCTCTGCCTCAGACCATAGGCTACGACCCCATCATCACCCCCGAAACCTCGGCCACCTTTGGTGTGGAGCAGCTGCCGCTGGAGCAGATCTGGCCCCGCTGCGACTTCATCACAGTGCACACACCACTGCTGCCCTCCACCACAGGTACGGGGTGGGCACCAGCTCAGGGAGATCTGAGGGGGGAGCCAGGGAAGCCCCTCACAGcccttctctgcctcctcagGGCTCCTGAATGACAGCACCTTTGCCAAGTGCCGCCGCGGCGTGCAGGTGGTGAACTGTGCCCGTGGTGGCATCGTGGACGAGGGAGCACTGCTGCGGGCACTGCGGTCAGGGCAGTGTGGTGGGGCTGCCCTTGATGTCTTCACACAGGTAAGTGGGGTGGCAGGGACCCCTCCTGAGCTTGGCTTTGGCTCAGCATCACTTTAAGTCTGCCCAAGATGCTCAGGACAAGCCAGCAAACTCCACGGAGCCTGGGacagcccttcccagctcctcctgcttgcacgggaaggaagaaggaaatgttCCCCCTTGGGCTCTGgagtgggtgctgggggctgatGGTGTCACGTGACTGTGTTGGCAGGAGCCTCCAAAGGACCGTGAACTGGTCAACCACCCCAATGTCATCTGCTGCCCACACCTGGGTGCCAGCACACGGGAAGCACAGAGCCGCTGTGGCAAGGAGATCGCCATGCAAATCGTGGACATGGCCACTGGGAAGGGGCTGGCTGGTGTTGTGAgttgtgtgtccccccccccagcaggcACCTGacctctgtgcctcagtttccttgCCTGTACAATGTGGGTGCTTCACAGATGGGTTCCAATCACTCACCCAGCTCTTCCTCACAGGTCAATGGGCAGGCTCTAAGCAAGGCGTTTGCACCCCAGACCAAGCCCTGGATAGCTCTGGCCAGGGCCCTGGGCACTGTGCTGCACAGAGTGGGCAAGAAAGCACAGGGCAGTGTGCAAGTCTGCACCCTAGGTGAGCTGCTGTGCCCCCTGCTTGGGCACAGGGACCCCAATGGGTGGGCagtggggaggagggatggatgagAGGGTGGTGGGATGGTGGGGTGGAAGGATGGGGTTGTTGGGGGTACAGATGTCTGCAAGGATGGGAAGGAGTGGAGGGATGAGTGGAAGGACCAGCTCCAGGCTGGCTTCTCCAGCATGGGGTtgtcctctctgctgctggcccatccaccccctgccacctccctacaccccagggacccccctgCGAGAGGCTGGGAACTACCTGACACCCGCCGTGGCTGCAGGCATGCTGGCTGGAGGGGCACAGAAGGAGGTGACCCTGGTGAACGCCCAGCTGCTGGCCCAGGAGGCTGGACTGAAGGTTTGTGGACACCAAGGACTCCACACATCAGCCTGGCAGACCCTGTCCTACCCTGCAAAGTCCAGGGGTCACTCAGGCACCACTCAGCCTGGGAGGGACATCCTCTGAGGACACCCCTTCCCCATGCCCTGCCTCGTGCAGGTGCTGAGCAGCCACATCTCTCTTGGCAGGTCACAACCACCCATGGCGAGGTGTCCCCTGAGCCCAATGGCAGCACCGGGGGGCTGCAGGTGGCCCTTCAGGGCACCTCACATCAGGTGTTGGGGACAGTGCAGGGCAGCACCCCTGTGCTGCAAGAGGTCGATGGGGCCACCTTCAAGCAGCCAGCCCCTCTGGCTGGCCCCATCCTCATCTACAGAGCCAAAGCCTCTGAGCCCAGCACTCTGCCCCTGCTTGCTGGTGAGTTCCCTGCAGGTGTTGGATGGAGAGACAGGGGTGGGGAAGCTTGGAACAAAATATCTGGGGCCTTGGAGAAAGGGACTTAGGGATGGGGAAGAAATGGCATTATGGACCTTGGAGGGGTCCTGGGGTGGGCAGAACACTGCTACCCACTGTGTGTTGGGGCATCCTACAGCCCATAACccttcttctcccctctccagggctgctggggaagtTGGGGGTCCAGCTCCAGTCCTaccacagctccagcacagtGGCAGGAGAGCAGTGGAACGTTGTGGGGCTCTCAGCCTCCCTCTCTGACCTCGGTGAGCTGAAGCCACATGTCACAGAGGTCTTTCAACTCCATCTGTAAGCCCTGACCACTGGCAAGGACTCTCCCCATGGCCGCAGCACCTGGACCCCCTCCCCAACCTGGggagcacagcacccagctgcccCTGGACCCTACGCTGGGCTTGGGGTGGTCTCGTGCTCAATAAAGGGTCCAGGAGGAGAGGTGCCTTGTCTATGAGGTCCCTGTATCTGATGCTGAAGCTCCTGCAGATTctgtccctccccccccaacccctttTTGTCCCCTGTGGTGTTTGCTCAAGGGTACAAAGGtcttggcagctgctgcagccccaccaAGGTCTTGTCTCACCGATGTCCCGTGCCGGGACGTGGTCCAGAGAGCAGGCAGTGCTCCAAGGTTGGCTGAGCCCTCCCATGAACCTCCCTTTGCCTGCCCCCTCCTGCCCGCTGGGAATtgcccccccccacacaccctgCACTTTCCCATGGGAATGTTTCACTGTTGGGTAAAAGTCGTCTCACTCCCTCCCACCTCCAAACCAGAAACCGAGATCAAGGAGCTGGGGTTTGCTCAGCTCCCCCCAAGTGTCAAGGCGTGCTCCCATCCCAGGAAAACAGGGGTACTGAGGCACCTGTCCAGGGGGGCAGGTGCCTCAACCCAGGCCACACTGGGTTGCTATAGGATAAATCTTCTGAGGGGCCATGATCCAGCTGCAATTCGGCCCCACAGTGGTTGAGCAAAAGGaccctggggcaggaggggaccACTCACAACCAGGAGCCAGAGTCCAACTGCTGCCCTCTCTGATCCTTGCCTTTATTCCCCCACCCTGCCTGGGTGTtcacagaaaatgctgctggctccaccacctccaccacccCTGGGGCCTGAGGCACtgccagctgcttcccagccatTCATCCAAGGTGAGGTTTCCTGCAGAGGCCAGTTGCAGATTTGAGGGTGAGTAGGGATGCTGGTGGGGAGAAGAgcatccccctgcccagggctcaCCCACCCCTCTGGTCCTCCCTAGAGGGGCTTCCTGGCATATTCCCGGCGGTACTTGGCATCCACCCGTGTCAGGTACCAGGTGCCGGGGAACAGATCCTCCCGGGAGCCGTGGGGGGCATGGTCggctgtggggagagggtgGTGATGCTCAGGGGGGTTGTGGGGTCCTGGGGGGTGCTGcgtcccccctccccagccccactcacCCAAGTGATGGgtctcttccctctgcttcatGATCTCAGCGAAGTCCTTGGGGGCCACGCGCTTGCGAGCATCCAGGCGAGCTGGCagctcagccaggctggagagcagcttaTCCAGGGGGGAACCTGGAGATGGGTATCCCGTGAGTGAGATGGCACTGCCAGCATCCCTGGATGTGCAgtccccccaccaccacctccccttTCCAGCCCCCCCTGGGCTCACCCAGGGTCGCATCCTGCGAGACGCGGAGGGAGAACATGGTGGCAGCCAGCCCAGAGCCATAGGAGAAGGCCCCGATCCGGGAGCCAGCAAGGTCCTGTGCTGAGGATCTGTAGAAAGGGTTTTGTGGTCTCAGAGGGGATTTGGGGGCTGGGAGAAAGGAGAGTGGAAAGGCCCACATCCTGCCCTCCTCACAGGCAGTGGGGTCCTGGGACTTGGGGCCAGAGTAATTGGCCACATTGCCAAGGGTAGGTGGCCCCAGAGGAGAGGGGTGcttggggacaggaggggcAGTGGGATGAAGCTTTTTCCCCATGACCCCAGTGCCTGGCTGTTCCCATGGCTCCTCTGGCACCACTGGCAGCATGGGACAGCCAC
The genomic region above belongs to Heliangelus exortis chromosome 8, bHelExo1.hap1, whole genome shotgun sequence and contains:
- the PHGDH gene encoding D-3-phosphoglycerate dehydrogenase; protein product: MALRKLQKVLISDSLDPCCREILQAGGLRVQEKPGLSKEELLREIRDCDGLIVRSATKVTADVLEAAERLQVVGRAGTGVDNVDVEAATRRGVLVMNTPSGNSLSAAELTCGMILCLARQIPQADASMKEGKWDRKKYMGMELNGKTLAVLGLGRIGREVATRMQAFGMKTIGYDPIITPETSATFGVEQLPLEQIWPRCDFITVHTPLLPSTTGLLNDSTFAKCRRGVQVVNCARGGIVDEGALLRALRSGQCGGAALDVFTQEPPKDRELVNHPNVICCPHLGASTREAQSRCGKEIAMQIVDMATGKGLAGVVNGQALSKAFAPQTKPWIALARALGTVLHRVGKKAQGSVQVCTLGTPLREAGNYLTPAVAAGMLAGGAQKEVTLVNAQLLAQEAGLKVTTTHGEVSPEPNGSTGGLQVALQGTSHQVLGTVQGSTPVLQEVDGATFKQPAPLAGPILIYRAKASEPSTLPLLAGLLGKLGVQLQSYHSSSTVAGEQWNVVGLSASLSDLGELKPHVTEVFQLHL